The Lysinibacillus pakistanensis genome includes a window with the following:
- a CDS encoding S-layer homology domain-containing protein, translating into MKNKLFIAGMVTTFATIGAVSVFEAASLKFSDVKEGNSHYGAIMELSQRGIIHGYPDRTFKPNEVVTQSQAAKMVAGVIGLKGSEQEIIATLKQKGILEKSFKMNTPVTRYQMATMITKALQLPTSDTITNTFTDVATENQQAVETLFANHITTGTTATTFSGEKFVTRGQLASFIIRAEQRNMVEIMEAKLTIEAIQQGKLTAAGREWTVAKNVQILLNEQNAQALTGGRIQVVIIDGQIVDILAIALNTSGAKGKNVVFDGANSTFAGNLFVNADFVELKNITVTQNIFVTPKASTNLAMSKLKAENFTIIYDQQSTVTASLTKVKLANTIDTVFEISTAGSSALNMYVLPYNPQDDVTGKLAQLSGLGVLDGTSDNHFAPTASITRQDFATVFGWAIGESDTTFFGTTTAFSDVIIGDWTASFVKIANEKGFVMADDDLPSSQITKEQLADIVVSVAPRQNESFTGFKKNQKSKLITFTGDFTVDQFVFVDPREHGILSRSNVRLSGNMDDIVNRLTAQTREVVEYGNSSSQAPTYIEELHTSIRLAKEKLQWIEQLKQNGVLILSSDGKDVPDILKEKQWMPEMIVVALQAQVMEAEKLANSQSLIHQQVEPMIAKLNGLTGNIKPLNGLKEIIEAQRKLENQQIVLVNEGEIFEKVAGILEGTQVELRQEQIKLEGNQVRITLHEAIECLDPSTMTMVQFIPVITAQLTIVRNITITDMQWTNDSLLLTTTADSAQLTIGTELTFILQGGQTLSGTIATGDDGSGIIIRFENIPPNVVITAIEAEGYRFIILPTI; encoded by the coding sequence TGAGGCAGCTTCCTTAAAGTTTTCAGATGTGAAAGAGGGGAATAGTCATTATGGGGCGATAATGGAGCTTTCACAGCGAGGGATTATTCACGGTTATCCTGATAGGACATTTAAGCCAAATGAGGTAGTCACACAAAGCCAAGCAGCAAAAATGGTGGCAGGGGTAATTGGTTTAAAGGGTAGTGAACAGGAAATAATAGCTACTTTAAAGCAAAAGGGGATTTTGGAGAAGTCGTTCAAGATGAATACACCTGTGACGCGCTATCAAATGGCAACGATGATTACGAAGGCTTTACAGTTACCTACTTCTGATACAATCACAAACACATTTACTGATGTAGCGACAGAAAATCAACAAGCAGTAGAAACATTATTTGCAAACCATATTACAACTGGTACAACAGCAACTACATTTAGTGGAGAAAAATTTGTGACGAGAGGGCAGTTGGCATCATTTATTATTCGGGCAGAGCAACGGAATATGGTTGAAATTATGGAGGCGAAATTAACAATTGAAGCCATTCAACAAGGGAAATTAACAGCAGCAGGACGAGAATGGACAGTGGCGAAAAACGTACAAATATTGCTAAACGAGCAAAATGCGCAAGCCTTAACTGGGGGACGTATACAGGTAGTAATCATCGATGGTCAAATTGTTGATATTTTGGCTATTGCATTAAATACATCAGGTGCTAAGGGAAAGAATGTCGTATTTGATGGTGCGAACAGTACGTTTGCAGGAAATTTATTCGTTAATGCAGATTTTGTGGAGCTGAAAAATATAACAGTCACTCAAAATATCTTCGTTACACCAAAAGCATCGACAAACTTGGCAATGAGCAAGCTAAAGGCTGAAAATTTCACCATTATATATGATCAACAGTCAACTGTGACGGCTTCCTTAACAAAGGTTAAACTTGCTAATACGATAGATACTGTGTTCGAAATATCTACTGCAGGTTCTTCTGCATTGAACATGTATGTATTACCATATAATCCACAAGATGATGTAACAGGAAAACTAGCACAACTATCAGGCTTAGGTGTTTTGGATGGAACGAGCGATAATCATTTTGCACCTACAGCTTCAATAACAAGACAGGATTTCGCAACGGTATTTGGATGGGCGATAGGTGAAAGCGACACGACATTCTTTGGAACGACAACAGCTTTTTCAGATGTCATCATAGGTGATTGGACAGCTAGTTTTGTTAAGATAGCAAATGAGAAGGGTTTCGTTATGGCAGATGATGATTTACCAAGCAGTCAAATAACAAAAGAGCAATTAGCTGATATTGTGGTTAGTGTAGCCCCACGTCAAAATGAAAGTTTTACGGGTTTTAAGAAGAATCAAAAATCGAAACTAATTACTTTTACAGGCGATTTTACAGTAGATCAATTTGTGTTTGTTGACCCAAGAGAACATGGCATATTATCGCGTTCCAATGTACGTTTAAGTGGAAATATGGATGATATCGTGAATCGACTGACCGCACAAACAAGGGAGGTAGTAGAGTACGGTAACAGCAGTTCCCAAGCACCTACATATATAGAAGAACTGCATACAAGTATTCGTCTAGCAAAAGAGAAATTGCAATGGATTGAGCAACTTAAACAAAATGGAGTACTTATACTTTCATCAGATGGTAAAGATGTTCCAGATATTTTAAAAGAAAAGCAATGGATGCCTGAAATGATTGTGGTAGCGTTACAGGCACAAGTGATGGAAGCTGAGAAGCTAGCCAATAGCCAATCGCTAATACATCAACAAGTTGAACCAATGATCGCTAAACTTAATGGTTTAACAGGAAACATTAAACCGCTAAATGGCTTAAAGGAAATAATTGAAGCACAACGAAAATTAGAAAATCAGCAAATTGTTTTAGTGAACGAAGGAGAAATATTCGAGAAAGTAGCTGGCATTCTTGAAGGTACACAGGTGGAATTACGGCAAGAGCAAATTAAACTTGAGGGGAATCAAGTAAGAATCACATTACACGAGGCCATTGAATGTTTAGATCCAAGTACAATGACAATGGTTCAGTTTATTCCAGTAATCACAGCACAGCTAACAATTGTCCGAAATATTACGATTACAGACATGCAATGGACGAATGATAGTCTACTACTGACAACTACTGCAGATAGTGCCCAGCTAACTATTGGTACAGAACTAACATTTATATTACAAGGTGGGCAAACCCTTAGTGGTACTATAGCAACAGGAGATGATGGAAGTGGCATCATTATTCGTTTTGAAAATATCCCTCCAAACGTTGTTATTACAGCAATTGAAGCAGAGGGTTATCGATTTATTATTTTACCTACAATATAA
- a CDS encoding HPP family protein, whose translation MENSFCSFKKACKGLHFWTYISKMRGSNYTSSKFTFIDSFISCIGRMLCIFILLLLTNYMNIPWLMASFGANIVLVFGVWYTPFSQPSHGLVFFHYVAQIHMG comes from the coding sequence ATGGAAAATAGTTTTTGTTCGTTCAAAAAAGCATGTAAGGGCCTCCATTTTTGGACATATATCTCTAAAATGAGAGGAAGCAATTACACTTCCTCAAAATTTACTTTTATAGATTCTTTTATTAGTTGTATTGGTCGTATGCTATGTATTTTCATCTTACTATTATTAACCAACTATATGAATATACCTTGGCTTATGGCTTCTTTTGGCGCCAATATAGTCCTAGTTTTCGGTGTATGGTATACACCATTTTCACAACCAAGTCACGGGCTTGTCTTTTTTCATTATGTGGCTCAAATCCATATGGGATAA
- a CDS encoding TlpA family protein disulfide reductase, whose protein sequence is MKRKKLIGLVVSLTIVVLLIGVTLKDEVFKEELKPAMIELANGSKKIVYDTKLMNFDKTSTTFEKYKGKVLVVNFWASWCGPCQDEVPDLKAFYNQKGDNVELLAINATANDSYNSVLKFLENYKLNFPIFLDGDGTLQKSFEVINYPTTFIFDAEGALKYTIKGQTNQQELKKVISEI, encoded by the coding sequence ATGAAACGGAAAAAACTTATTGGCTTAGTAGTATCACTAACAATAGTAGTTTTATTAATAGGTGTTACCTTAAAAGATGAAGTTTTCAAAGAAGAGCTAAAACCTGCGATGATAGAATTAGCGAATGGCTCAAAAAAAATTGTCTATGATACAAAACTAATGAATTTTGATAAAACGTCAACAACATTTGAAAAATACAAGGGGAAAGTTTTGGTTGTTAATTTTTGGGCATCGTGGTGTGGTCCTTGTCAGGATGAAGTACCAGATTTAAAAGCATTTTATAATCAAAAAGGAGATAATGTGGAGTTGTTAGCCATTAATGCAACTGCTAATGATAGTTATAATAGTGTATTGAAATTTTTAGAGAATTACAAACTGAATTTTCCCATCTTTCTTGATGGAGATGGCACACTCCAAAAATCATTTGAAGTCATCAATTATCCGACAACTTTTATCTTTGATGCGGAAGGCGCTTTAAAATACACTATCAAAGGTCAAACCAATCAACAGGAATTGAAAAAAGTTATTTCAGAAATTTAA
- a CDS encoding YkuS family protein yields the protein MSRIIGVEQSLSNVEQALKAKGYEVIQLRNEEDAKRCDACVITGQDKDVMGISDPVLAGPVIDANGLSADEILQRVEKYFH from the coding sequence ATGTCTAGAATAATTGGTGTAGAACAATCATTATCGAACGTGGAGCAAGCTTTAAAGGCAAAAGGATATGAAGTTATTCAACTGCGAAATGAAGAGGACGCTAAACGATGTGATGCTTGCGTCATCACAGGTCAAGACAAGGATGTTATGGGCATTAGTGATCCAGTACTTGCAGGACCAGTCATTGATGCGAATGGCCTTTCTGCTGACGAAATTCTTCAGCGTGTAGAAAAATATTTCCATTAA
- a CDS encoding YjcZ family sporulation protein, which translates to MGYSGNVGSWNNACCGGNTGYGYGSTFVLIVVLFILLIIVGASFLY; encoded by the coding sequence ATGGGATATTCAGGAAATGTAGGTAGTTGGAATAATGCCTGCTGTGGGGGCAATACTGGCTATGGTTATGGCTCTACATTCGTTCTAATTGTTGTACTATTCATTCTTTTAATAATCGTTGGCGCTAGCTTCCTTTATTAA
- a CDS encoding DUF4429 domain-containing protein: MTQAFEFKSNGKFIVKVDDYTVKIQPKGFSNFINKGGSKGEKSIPIKSISAIQFKEPGLTTGYIQFAYSGSNETKGGTSAAIKDENSITFFKRELKKAKELIKLIEMKRHESSFPSITSQSAADEILKMKKLMDAGILTKEEFEAKKKQLLNI, from the coding sequence ATGACTCAAGCTTTTGAATTTAAATCAAATGGGAAGTTTATTGTAAAAGTAGATGATTATACAGTTAAAATTCAACCAAAAGGGTTCTCAAATTTTATCAATAAAGGGGGCTCGAAGGGAGAAAAATCCATACCCATTAAATCCATCTCTGCTATTCAATTTAAAGAACCTGGTTTAACTACAGGATATATCCAATTTGCCTATTCGGGTTCGAATGAAACCAAAGGCGGTACATCGGCAGCTATCAAAGATGAAAACTCTATAACCTTTTTTAAAAGAGAGCTAAAAAAGGCAAAAGAATTAATAAAGTTAATTGAAATGAAACGACATGAGAGTTCATTTCCTTCTATCACTTCACAAAGTGCAGCAGATGAAATTTTAAAGATGAAAAAACTAATGGATGCAGGTATTTTGACTAAAGAGGAATTTGAAGCAAAGAAAAAACAATTATTGAATATTTAA
- a CDS encoding hybrid sensor histidine kinase/response regulator — protein MLILTGSRILWLDLLNNTNQPYAVKGQIDLREWNFNDNHSITLDGEWEFYPYTWLINEKQPIKGARYNLSYIHVPSGWDSSLQEGEVTPYGYGSYRLKILVNPSDNNTYSIRVPSIRSSSEIYVNGRQLSKSGEIGENADTTIAKNIPYSASFEVNGHSEIEIIVQVANFKDSRNGGIIRSIKLGKEEVINRETQLSVTMQQMVALVFLIHAIYSIILYFVGNRDKRLLYFSMLTFATTFFYLLGSDDKLLSYWFPINYDWGFKLVHLSMLGIGYSLLHSIRQWLPKTLLKLIPWFNTLCGIAALLAILLSAHYVTIIQPIYATLLGIPMILTIVTMIVKSIKEIRSNILLLLAIIAFVNNIAWYGIFLLTGVKTIFYPFDLIITMACLAILWFKDYAKVYAETKALAIKLQEADRLKDEFLANTSHELRNPLHGILNMSKAVLEREETVISDKSVKDLEIVLSVGRRMSLMLNDLLDVMSLKENTTKLQLRSFSIHTIVSGVLDMLYFMREGKQVELINQIPEDFPKVMADENRVIQIVFNLLHNAVKYTNEGHVTIAGHVKNNMVEIMISDTGIGIDNDTIQRIFEPYEQGTLSKAMMEGGFGLGLSISKRLVELHGGTLQARSILGKGSEFTFTLPIANLSEQNDTEDENSPLRMNEDFDVMSSSNHFDRSSTTQSIIMQTNRPKVLVVDDDPVNLRVIETILTTEKYDLKTVTSGHKALEALLSQKFDLVISDVMMPNMSGYELVRTIRKQQSITELPVLLLTARGQAQDIENGFLSGANDYVMKPVDPLELKSRVKALTDVKQSVQERLRMEAAWLQAQIHPHFLFNTLNAIMTLHEIDTDRTNKLLEALSDFLRESFKFQNIDELVPIENELKLVQSYLYIQQERYGSRISATWELEVSSDVMMPSLTIQPLIENAIEHGILKQVNGGTIHIQILDYDTFIEITVSDNGIGMDEETKKQLLVRRLKTSTGVGLLNTDLRLKQHYGAGLQIKSQPNQGTSISFKVLKKQVDG, from the coding sequence GTGTTAATACTTACAGGCTCACGTATTTTATGGCTGGATTTATTAAATAATACAAATCAACCCTATGCTGTAAAAGGACAAATCGACTTACGAGAATGGAATTTTAACGACAATCATTCCATTACATTGGATGGGGAATGGGAGTTCTACCCTTATACGTGGTTAATTAACGAAAAACAGCCAATTAAAGGAGCTCGATATAATCTATCATACATACATGTTCCGAGTGGGTGGGATTCGTCCTTACAGGAGGGGGAAGTAACGCCATATGGTTATGGTTCTTATCGCTTAAAAATTCTTGTAAATCCATCTGATAATAATACCTACAGTATAAGGGTGCCAAGTATTCGGAGCTCTTCTGAAATATATGTGAATGGCAGACAACTATCGAAATCGGGTGAAATTGGAGAAAATGCTGATACAACTATTGCTAAAAACATACCCTATTCCGCTTCTTTTGAAGTAAATGGCCATAGTGAAATTGAAATTATTGTGCAAGTTGCGAATTTTAAGGATTCTCGTAATGGAGGGATTATCCGCTCCATTAAATTGGGCAAAGAAGAAGTAATTAATCGTGAGACGCAATTGTCTGTAACGATGCAGCAAATGGTGGCTTTAGTTTTCCTTATACATGCTATTTATTCGATTATTTTATATTTTGTAGGAAACAGAGATAAAAGATTACTTTACTTTTCTATGTTAACGTTTGCCACTACATTTTTTTATCTTTTAGGAAGTGATGATAAATTATTGTCTTATTGGTTTCCAATTAATTACGATTGGGGCTTTAAATTAGTTCATCTTTCTATGCTTGGCATTGGCTATTCACTACTTCACTCTATAAGACAGTGGTTGCCAAAGACATTACTAAAACTAATTCCTTGGTTTAATACTTTATGTGGTATTGCTGCATTGCTTGCAATACTATTGTCTGCTCATTATGTTACAATCATACAGCCTATTTATGCTACGCTTTTAGGAATCCCAATGATTTTAACGATAGTAACAATGATTGTAAAATCAATCAAAGAGATAAGAAGTAATATTTTATTATTGTTGGCCATAATAGCTTTTGTGAATAATATTGCTTGGTACGGTATCTTTCTTTTAACGGGGGTAAAAACAATATTTTATCCGTTTGACCTTATTATCACGATGGCTTGTTTGGCAATACTATGGTTTAAAGATTATGCTAAAGTGTATGCAGAGACAAAGGCACTCGCTATTAAGCTTCAAGAAGCCGACAGATTGAAGGATGAATTTCTTGCTAATACGTCCCATGAACTACGAAATCCTCTACATGGGATTTTAAACATGTCGAAGGCTGTTTTAGAGAGAGAAGAAACCGTTATAAGTGATAAAAGCGTTAAGGATTTAGAAATTGTTCTTTCGGTAGGACGACGAATGTCTCTTATGTTAAATGATTTACTCGATGTAATGAGCTTAAAAGAAAATACGACAAAGCTGCAACTGCGATCATTTTCCATTCATACGATTGTTTCTGGCGTATTAGATATGCTCTATTTTATGAGGGAAGGTAAGCAAGTAGAGTTAATAAATCAAATACCTGAAGATTTTCCAAAGGTAATGGCTGATGAAAATAGAGTCATTCAAATTGTTTTTAACCTACTGCATAATGCAGTGAAATATACAAATGAAGGTCATGTTACAATAGCTGGTCATGTGAAAAATAATATGGTGGAAATTATGATTTCAGATACAGGGATTGGTATTGATAATGACACAATTCAGCGAATATTTGAGCCTTATGAGCAGGGAACTCTTAGTAAGGCCATGATGGAGGGTGGATTTGGATTAGGGCTTAGTATAAGTAAACGCTTAGTTGAGCTACATGGAGGCACATTACAAGCACGTTCAATATTAGGAAAGGGTTCAGAATTTACGTTTACTTTACCTATTGCTAACTTATCTGAACAAAATGATACAGAAGATGAGAATTCACCATTGCGAATGAATGAGGATTTTGACGTTATGTCGTCTTCCAATCATTTTGATCGATCTTCAACAACCCAATCCATCATCATGCAAACAAATCGACCAAAGGTGTTAGTTGTGGATGATGATCCAGTAAATTTAAGAGTGATTGAAACAATTCTGACTACAGAAAAATATGATTTAAAAACAGTCACTAGTGGCCATAAAGCGCTAGAGGCATTGCTGTCTCAAAAATTTGATTTAGTTATCTCAGATGTAATGATGCCAAATATGTCTGGCTATGAATTAGTTCGCACTATACGTAAACAGCAGTCAATTACAGAACTTCCAGTGTTACTTCTTACAGCTAGAGGTCAAGCACAGGATATTGAGAATGGCTTTTTATCTGGTGCAAATGATTATGTTATGAAACCAGTCGATCCTTTAGAATTAAAATCAAGGGTAAAAGCACTCACTGATGTTAAACAATCTGTCCAAGAGCGTCTTCGAATGGAAGCAGCTTGGCTACAGGCACAAATACATCCTCATTTTTTATTTAATACATTAAATGCAATTATGACCTTACATGAAATTGATACAGACCGTACTAACAAGCTACTTGAGGCACTTAGTGATTTTTTACGAGAATCTTTTAAATTTCAAAATATCGATGAACTCGTCCCAATAGAAAATGAATTAAAGCTGGTTCAATCCTATCTCTATATTCAGCAGGAGCGATATGGAAGTCGAATCAGTGCTACATGGGAGCTAGAAGTTTCATCTGATGTAATGATGCCATCTTTAACCATCCAGCCATTAATTGAAAATGCCATTGAACATGGCATTTTGAAGCAAGTAAATGGTGGAACTATTCATATTCAAATTTTGGATTATGATACTTTTATAGAGATAACAGTATCTGATAATGGTATTGGAATGGATGAAGAAACAAAAAAACAATTGCTAGTCAGAAGGCTAAAAACCTCTACTGGGGTGGGTCTTCTGAATACGGATTTACGCTTAAAGCAGCATTACGGAGCAGGGCTTCAAATCAAAAGTCAACCAAATCAGGGGACATCCATATCATTTAAAGTTCTCAAAAAGCAAGTTGATGGATAG
- a CDS encoding Lrp/AsnC family transcriptional regulator, with protein sequence MLDSTDLRIIDELYKNSRMTMKELGEKVHLTGQATSSRVAKLEDSGVIEGYTIQVNQVKLGRPVHAFMNIYTKSPYHEPFLAFLDTQQQFIVNNFKISGDGCYLLECRFPSNEVLDQFLVDLNKHANYKLSIVISK encoded by the coding sequence ATGTTGGATAGTACCGATTTAAGGATCATTGATGAGCTTTACAAGAACAGCCGTATGACAATGAAAGAATTAGGAGAGAAGGTTCATTTGACTGGCCAAGCTACATCATCGAGGGTTGCAAAATTAGAAGATAGTGGTGTCATTGAAGGATATACAATCCAAGTAAATCAAGTGAAATTAGGACGTCCTGTACATGCATTTATGAATATTTATACCAAAAGTCCATACCATGAACCATTTCTGGCATTTCTAGATACACAACAACAGTTCATTGTTAATAATTTTAAAATTAGTGGAGATGGTTGCTATCTTCTAGAATGCAGATTTCCATCAAACGAAGTTTTAGATCAATTTTTAGTAGATTTAAATAAACATGCCAACTACAAATTATCTATTGTAATAAGTAAATAA
- a CDS encoding MBL fold metallo-hydrolase — protein MNIQQIRNATVVIEYAGKKFLIDPILAKKGAYPPYPNSLRQDQNNQLVSLPTSIDQLINVDAVIVTHLHVDHFDEVAKDVLPKAIKMFVQNEEDAKEIKSAGFTNVEILQEDTVFEGILLIKTVGQHGRGKILEITGQVCGVIFHHPSEKKLYIAGDTVWYGGVENVLEKNKPDIIIVNGGDNQFLQGGSLIMGKDDIYEVYLAAPNAKIIVSHMEAINHWALSRKELRSFLNEKEITDYVLVPEDGENYKF, from the coding sequence ATGAACATTCAACAAATTCGCAATGCTACTGTTGTCATTGAATATGCGGGAAAAAAATTTTTAATCGACCCTATTTTGGCAAAAAAAGGGGCTTATCCACCGTACCCAAATTCTCTAAGACAGGACCAAAATAATCAATTAGTTTCTCTACCAACATCCATTGACCAACTTATAAACGTGGATGCGGTGATTGTTACACATTTACATGTGGATCATTTCGATGAGGTTGCAAAAGATGTATTACCAAAAGCTATCAAAATGTTTGTCCAAAATGAAGAAGATGCTAAAGAGATTAAAAGTGCTGGATTTACCAATGTAGAAATTTTACAAGAAGATACTGTTTTTGAAGGTATTCTATTAATAAAAACAGTAGGTCAGCATGGACGCGGTAAAATTTTAGAAATTACTGGTCAAGTATGCGGTGTTATTTTTCACCATCCAAGTGAAAAGAAACTATACATTGCAGGAGATACTGTTTGGTATGGCGGAGTCGAAAATGTACTAGAAAAAAATAAACCAGATATTATTATTGTGAATGGAGGAGACAATCAATTTTTACAGGGAGGCTCTCTAATCATGGGGAAGGATGATATTTACGAAGTTTATCTCGCAGCACCAAATGCTAAGATTATCGTAAGCCATATGGAAGCTATAAACCATTGGGCATTATCTAGAAAAGAATTACGAAGTTTTTTAAATGAAAAAGAAATCACTGATTATGTACTTGTTCCAGAAGATGGTGAAAATTACAAGTTTTAA
- a CDS encoding alpha/beta fold hydrolase: MKHTIYTSDKGRLVILKHYEQYLKSFDFAIERVMVETTFGKTHVLMAGPKEGKPLLIFQGGNCINPMTLSWFKPLVKKYRIYAPDTIGHPGYSAQTRISAKDQSFAQWIAQLMDSFHIQKCAVLGPSYGAGIILRLATYLPERIDCAVLVSPAGIKLGSKIEMLHKIFMPLLQFKKTSSIKYLKQITDCMSAGNMKESDHEIIGDIFRFVKLEQGMPKLTTRDELAHFSVPTLIIAGEEDIFFPENKVKKSAEQIVPNLTAFYSFNMGHFPSENQLQTINHTIQNFFEKYY, translated from the coding sequence GTGAAACATACAATTTATACAAGTGATAAAGGTAGATTGGTCATTTTGAAGCATTATGAGCAATATTTAAAGTCTTTTGATTTTGCAATAGAACGTGTTATGGTGGAAACAACCTTTGGCAAAACACATGTACTAATGGCGGGACCAAAAGAAGGGAAGCCCTTGTTGATATTTCAAGGTGGTAATTGTATAAATCCTATGACATTATCTTGGTTTAAGCCACTCGTCAAAAAATACAGAATATATGCACCTGATACAATTGGACACCCTGGCTATAGTGCACAAACTAGAATTTCTGCAAAGGATCAAAGCTTCGCCCAATGGATTGCCCAATTAATGGATTCTTTTCATATTCAGAAATGTGCTGTTTTAGGTCCGTCCTATGGAGCTGGTATCATTTTAAGGTTAGCGACCTATTTGCCAGAGAGGATTGACTGTGCTGTACTTGTTTCACCAGCAGGAATTAAGCTAGGATCAAAAATCGAAATGCTACATAAAATTTTTATGCCATTGCTGCAATTTAAAAAAACGTCTTCCATCAAATATCTTAAACAAATAACGGATTGCATGTCTGCTGGTAATATGAAAGAGAGCGATCATGAGATTATTGGAGATATTTTTCGGTTTGTAAAATTAGAACAAGGGATGCCTAAATTAACAACTAGAGACGAATTAGCGCATTTCTCTGTACCTACCTTAATCATTGCTGGTGAAGAGGACATCTTTTTTCCAGAAAATAAGGTGAAAAAAAGTGCTGAACAAATTGTCCCAAATTTAACAGCTTTCTATTCATTTAATATGGGGCACTTTCCATCTGAGAATCAATTACAAACAATTAATCATACCATACAGAATTTTTTTGAAAAATATTATTAA
- a CDS encoding DUF4304 domain-containing protein, translating to MLQQLFNEMIKQGIRPYLSKHGFSKKGSNFYKMTGSLIYLFNFQKSSGNSADNVMFYVNCGIYAEELAQIQSREILTAPKEVDCHFRARIWEIAESVPDRFSITPTTDMDDMRKTLQNGLEKVIQFYNTMNSARSLVDYYISGPFLHLSEECLHLLLQSNDVEAAKHFCKALQKKYGTEKRWSIFENKYKVIFNKYGVEFDNL from the coding sequence ATGTTGCAACAGCTCTTTAATGAGATGATAAAGCAGGGTATTAGGCCGTATCTTTCCAAACATGGCTTTTCAAAGAAGGGTTCGAATTTTTATAAGATGACGGGCAGCCTGATCTATTTGTTCAATTTTCAAAAATCCTCTGGCAATTCAGCGGATAATGTAATGTTTTACGTGAACTGTGGGATTTATGCAGAAGAGTTAGCTCAAATACAATCAAGAGAGATTTTGACTGCACCCAAAGAGGTGGACTGTCACTTTAGAGCAAGAATATGGGAAATTGCCGAGTCTGTTCCAGATCGATTTTCAATCACTCCTACTACAGATATGGATGATATGAGAAAAACGCTGCAAAATGGATTAGAAAAGGTTATTCAGTTCTATAATACTATGAATAGTGCCAGATCCCTTGTTGATTATTACATATCAGGTCCATTTTTACATCTTAGCGAAGAGTGTTTACATTTATTGTTACAATCTAATGATGTAGAGGCAGCTAAACATTTTTGTAAGGCTTTACAGAAAAAGTACGGAACTGAAAAAAGATGGTCCATTTTCGAAAACAAATACAAGGTAATCTTTAATAAATATGGGGTGGAATTTGATAACCTATAA
- a CDS encoding GNAT family N-acetyltransferase, producing the protein MLHIKRIYKEDYPNGKKIIYQYHSDKFYDVSYQVHENGWTMDFTLKHFDTPFHKYLEGEIFEDYLEEIECYIAEIDEEEVGIVSCSHEKWNNVLRINDIHVNSQYQHNGIGSQLMALIKTRAGELGARAIVLETQTSNYPAIQFYKHHGFQLIGCDLLSYSNTDMENREVRIELGLVLEA; encoded by the coding sequence ATGTTGCATATTAAAAGAATATATAAAGAGGATTATCCCAATGGTAAGAAAATTATTTATCAATATCATTCTGATAAATTCTATGATGTTTCCTATCAGGTGCATGAGAATGGTTGGACAATGGATTTTACATTAAAGCATTTTGACACTCCATTTCATAAGTATTTAGAAGGAGAAATTTTTGAAGATTATTTAGAAGAAATTGAATGTTATATTGCAGAAATAGATGAGGAAGAGGTGGGGATTGTTAGCTGTAGCCATGAGAAGTGGAATAATGTTCTAAGGATCAATGATATTCATGTAAATTCGCAATATCAACATAATGGAATAGGGAGTCAACTTATGGCATTGATAAAAACAAGAGCTGGAGAACTAGGTGCCAGGGCAATTGTATTGGAAACACAAACCTCCAATTATCCTGCAATCCAATTTTATAAACACCACGGATTTCAGCTGATTGGCTGTGATCTATTAAGCTATTCCAATACAGATATGGAAAATAGAGAAGTCAGAATTGAATTGGGTCTTGTACTAGAGGCTTGA